From a region of the Streptomyces tirandamycinicus genome:
- the map gene encoding type I methionyl aminopeptidase — translation MSGQSLLVPGKLSPTRSVPGNIRRPEYVGRPAPKPYDGPEIQDAETIERMRVAGRIAARAMAEAAKLIAPGVTTDELDRVAHEFMCDHGAYPSTLGYRGFPKSLCSSVNEVICHGIPDSTVLRDGDIVNLDVTAYIGGVHGDNNATYLCGDVDEESRLLVERTRESLNRAIKAVRPGRQINVIGRVIESYAKRFGYGVVRDFTGHGINSAFHSGLIVPHYDSPHATTVMQPGMTFTIEPMLTLGTHEYDMWDDGWTVVTKDRKRTAQFEHTLVVTHTGADILTLP, via the coding sequence ATGTCTGGCCAGTCGCTGCTCGTACCGGGGAAGCTCTCTCCCACCCGTTCCGTACCCGGAAACATCCGGCGTCCCGAGTACGTCGGGAGGCCCGCGCCCAAACCGTACGACGGGCCGGAGATCCAGGACGCCGAGACGATCGAGAGGATGCGGGTCGCGGGCCGTATCGCCGCGCGGGCGATGGCGGAGGCCGCGAAGCTGATCGCCCCCGGGGTGACCACGGACGAACTCGACCGGGTGGCGCACGAGTTCATGTGCGACCACGGGGCCTACCCGTCGACGCTCGGCTACCGGGGCTTCCCGAAGTCGCTGTGCTCCTCGGTCAACGAGGTGATCTGCCACGGCATCCCCGACTCCACGGTGCTGCGGGACGGCGACATCGTGAACCTCGACGTCACCGCGTACATCGGCGGCGTGCACGGCGACAACAACGCGACCTATCTGTGCGGCGACGTGGACGAGGAGTCGAGGCTGCTGGTCGAGCGGACGCGGGAGTCCCTGAACCGCGCGATCAAGGCGGTCCGGCCCGGCCGCCAGATCAACGTCATCGGGCGGGTCATCGAGTCGTACGCGAAGCGGTTCGGCTACGGCGTCGTCCGCGACTTCACCGGCCACGGCATCAACTCCGCGTTCCACTCCGGGCTGATCGTCCCGCACTACGACAGCCCGCACGCGACCACGGTGATGCAGCCCGGCATGACGTTCACCATCGAGCCGATGCTCACGCTGGGAACGCACGAGTACGACATGTGGGACGACGGCTGGACCGTGGTCACGAAGGACCGGAAGCGGACCGCGCAGTTCGAGCACACGCTGGTGGTGACGCACACCGGGGCCGACATCCTGACGTTGCCCTGA
- the panB gene encoding 3-methyl-2-oxobutanoate hydroxymethyltransferase — protein sequence MTLQAARSQPADSSGKALYGGKGTRRISVHDIAAAKERGEKWPMLTAYDAMTASVFDEAGIPVMLVGDSMGNCHLGYDTTVPVTLDEMAMLSAAVVRGTKRALIVGDLPFGSYQEGPVQALRSATRLVKEAGVGAVKLEGGERSLPQTEMLVQAGIPVMSHLGLTPQSVNTMGYRVQGRGDEAAHRLLHDAKAAQDAGAFAVVLELVPAELAAEVTRSLHIPTIGIGAGPATDAQVLVWTDMAGLTGGKVPRFTRQYANLRQTLGDAAKAFATDVVGGAFPTEEHTFH from the coding sequence ATGACGCTTCAGGCTGCCCGGTCGCAGCCCGCCGACAGCAGCGGCAAGGCGCTGTACGGCGGCAAGGGCACTCGCCGCATCTCCGTCCACGACATCGCCGCCGCCAAGGAGCGCGGCGAGAAGTGGCCCATGCTCACCGCCTACGACGCCATGACGGCGTCCGTCTTCGACGAGGCCGGCATCCCGGTGATGCTGGTCGGGGACTCGATGGGCAACTGCCACCTCGGCTACGACACGACCGTTCCCGTCACCCTGGACGAGATGGCGATGCTGTCCGCGGCCGTCGTACGGGGCACCAAGCGCGCCCTGATCGTCGGCGACCTCCCCTTCGGCTCGTACCAGGAAGGGCCCGTCCAGGCTCTGCGATCGGCCACCCGGCTGGTCAAGGAGGCCGGGGTCGGCGCCGTCAAGCTGGAGGGCGGGGAGCGCTCCCTGCCGCAGACCGAGATGCTGGTGCAGGCGGGCATCCCGGTCATGTCCCACCTGGGCCTGACCCCGCAGTCGGTCAACACGATGGGCTACCGGGTGCAGGGCCGCGGCGACGAGGCCGCGCACCGGCTGCTGCACGACGCCAAGGCGGCGCAGGACGCGGGCGCCTTCGCCGTGGTCCTCGAACTGGTACCCGCCGAACTGGCGGCCGAGGTCACCCGGTCGCTGCACATCCCGACCATCGGCATCGGCGCCGGCCCCGCCACGGACGCCCAGGTCCTCGTGTGGACGGACATGGCCGGTCTGACGGGCGGCAAGGTGCCGCGCTTCACCAGGCAGTACGCGAATCTGCGGCAGACGCTCGGCGACGCGGCGAAGGCGTTCGCCACGGATGTCGTCGGCGGTGCGTTCCCGACCGAGGAGCACACCTTCCACTGA
- a CDS encoding MFS transporter encodes MSTSPGAPSAPPRVPEAVHRRRWLILAVLMFTVLIMVLDHSVLNVAVKTIASPAPVGIGATQGELEWAINSYTLVFAALLFTAGLIGDRAGRRKTLLFGMAVFGAGSALAAFSGSSTELIAYRAVMGLGAAFVMPATLAVLMNVFERDEQPKAIGIWAGGVGIAIALGPLTGGLLLEHFWWGSIFLVNVPVVIVGFVAMALLIPDSRDPDPGRIDPVGVLLSIVGLVLLVYGIIHGGELASLSDRSVLLPLVGGLVVLAVFVVYEHRVDHPALDFSYFRNPAFSAAITATALAFLSMMGVAFFSVFYLQSVLGHSPLQAGLLVLPLAVAQSLFAPRARLAVARFGAKATCTAGMMMIATGLACFAFFDASTPLWALELAFFVQGAGMGHVMSPVTVTVMQALPREKAGVASAINNTFRQIGGALGVAVLGSLLSAAYRGGIESTLERAPGVPDEAKHAAGESLEATLAVAERLGPAGRVLIAPAHEAFLVAMHLAALCAATVTLVGAVVVATYLPGRRKPGDGPPPVPDERRTAGVAGG; translated from the coding sequence ATGTCCACATCTCCGGGCGCACCCTCCGCCCCACCCCGGGTGCCGGAAGCCGTTCACCGGCGCCGCTGGCTCATTCTGGCCGTGCTGATGTTCACCGTGCTCATCATGGTGCTGGACCACTCGGTCCTGAACGTCGCGGTCAAGACCATCGCCTCCCCCGCGCCCGTGGGCATCGGCGCCACGCAGGGGGAGCTGGAGTGGGCCATCAACTCCTACACCCTGGTCTTCGCCGCCCTGCTGTTCACGGCCGGACTGATCGGTGACCGCGCGGGCCGCAGGAAGACCCTGCTCTTCGGCATGGCGGTGTTCGGCGCGGGCTCGGCGCTCGCCGCGTTCTCCGGCTCGTCCACCGAGCTGATCGCCTACCGCGCGGTGATGGGCCTGGGAGCCGCGTTCGTGATGCCGGCGACGCTCGCCGTCCTGATGAACGTCTTCGAACGGGACGAGCAGCCCAAGGCCATCGGCATCTGGGCGGGCGGGGTGGGCATCGCCATCGCCCTCGGCCCGCTCACCGGCGGGCTGCTGCTCGAGCACTTCTGGTGGGGCTCGATCTTCCTGGTGAACGTGCCGGTGGTGATCGTCGGCTTCGTCGCGATGGCCCTGCTGATCCCCGACTCCCGGGACCCCGACCCCGGCCGGATCGACCCCGTCGGCGTGCTGCTGTCGATCGTCGGCCTGGTCCTCCTGGTCTACGGGATCATCCACGGCGGGGAACTCGCCTCGCTGTCCGACCGGTCCGTGCTGCTGCCCCTGGTCGGCGGACTGGTGGTGCTGGCGGTCTTCGTGGTGTACGAGCATCGCGTCGACCACCCGGCCCTGGACTTCTCGTACTTCAGGAACCCCGCGTTCTCCGCCGCGATCACCGCGACCGCGCTGGCCTTCCTCTCGATGATGGGCGTCGCGTTCTTCTCCGTGTTCTACCTCCAGAGCGTGCTCGGCCACAGCCCGCTCCAGGCCGGTCTGCTGGTCCTGCCGCTCGCGGTCGCCCAGTCGCTGTTCGCGCCCCGTGCCCGGCTGGCCGTCGCCCGGTTCGGGGCCAAGGCGACCTGCACGGCCGGAATGATGATGATCGCGACCGGGCTCGCCTGCTTCGCCTTCTTCGACGCCTCGACCCCGCTGTGGGCGCTGGAGCTCGCGTTCTTCGTCCAGGGCGCCGGGATGGGGCACGTCATGTCGCCCGTCACGGTCACCGTCATGCAGGCCCTGCCGAGGGAGAAGGCGGGCGTGGCCTCCGCGATCAACAACACCTTCCGGCAGATCGGCGGTGCGCTGGGCGTGGCCGTGCTCGGCTCGCTGCTGTCCGCCGCGTACCGGGGCGGGATCGAGAGCACCCTGGAGCGGGCCCCCGGCGTCCCGGACGAGGCCAAGCACGCGGCGGGCGAGTCGCTGGAGGCGACGCTGGCCGTCGCCGAACGGCTCGGCCCGGCCGGACGGGTCCTGATCGCGCCCGCCCACGAGGCGTTCCTCGTCGCCATGCACCTGGCCGCGCTGTGCGCGGCGACGGTCACGCTCGTCGGCGCCGTGGTGGTGGCGACGTACCTGCCCGGCCGCCGGAAGCCCGGTGACGGCCCGCCGCCGGTGCCGGACGAGCGCCGGACGGCGGGGGTGGCCGGGGGATGA
- a CDS encoding endonuclease/exonuclease/phosphatase family protein, protein MRQAYMTETEHGSAEDPRSGSRIRALLHSWRGDPGIWRRGFVVAAVAVATGLLMILHAQIPNRVGNVGSLTETFLPWLGLLVPVLLVLALLRRSATALVALTVPAIVWLNLFGGLLSDKAGGDGELTVATHNVNAENADPAGTARKVADSGADVVALEELTGDAVPAYEKALAPRYRYHSVQGTVGLWSKYPMSDTRPVDIRLGWVRAMRSTVATPSGDVSVYVAHLPSVRVKLNAGFTASQRDTSADALGEAIARDPVGRVVLLGDLNGTMNDRSLNAVTSQMRSTQGAAGDGFGFSWPASFPMARIDQIMVKGVEPVSSWTLPRTASDHLPIAASVRF, encoded by the coding sequence ATGCGGCAGGCATACATGACGGAGACGGAACACGGCAGCGCGGAGGACCCCCGCTCCGGTTCCCGGATCCGGGCCCTGCTCCATTCCTGGCGAGGCGATCCCGGCATCTGGCGGCGCGGCTTCGTCGTCGCGGCCGTCGCGGTGGCCACCGGCCTGCTGATGATCCTGCACGCGCAGATCCCCAACCGGGTCGGCAACGTGGGCAGCCTCACCGAGACGTTCCTGCCCTGGCTGGGGCTTCTGGTCCCGGTGCTGCTGGTCCTCGCGCTCCTGCGGCGCTCCGCGACCGCGCTCGTCGCGCTGACCGTCCCCGCGATCGTGTGGCTGAACCTCTTCGGCGGACTCCTCTCGGACAAGGCGGGCGGCGACGGGGAACTCACCGTCGCCACGCACAACGTGAACGCCGAGAACGCCGACCCGGCGGGCACCGCCCGCAAGGTCGCGGACTCGGGTGCCGACGTCGTCGCCCTGGAGGAGCTGACCGGCGACGCGGTCCCGGCGTACGAGAAGGCACTGGCGCCCCGGTACCGCTACCACTCCGTCCAGGGCACGGTCGGCCTGTGGAGCAAGTACCCGATGAGCGACACCCGGCCCGTCGACATCCGGCTCGGCTGGGTCCGCGCCATGCGCTCCACCGTCGCCACCCCGTCCGGCGACGTCTCGGTGTACGTGGCACACCTGCCGTCGGTGCGGGTCAAGCTGAACGCGGGCTTCACCGCGAGCCAGCGGGACACCAGCGCCGACGCGCTCGGCGAGGCGATCGCCCGCGATCCGGTGGGCAGGGTCGTGCTCCTCGGCGACCTCAACGGCACGATGAACGACCGCTCCCTGAACGCGGTCACCTCGCAGATGCGCTCCACGCAGGGCGCCGCGGGCGACGGCTTCGGATTCAGCTGGCCGGCGTCGTTCCCGATGGCCAGGATCGACCAGATCATGGTGAAGGGGGTCGAGCCGGTCTCGTCCTGGACGCTGCCGCGCACGGCCAGCGACCATCTGCCCATAGCGGCCAGCGTACGGTTCTGA
- the npdG gene encoding NADPH-dependent F420 reductase: MTSQDNASAPKPAARDPWELPDVSGLVVGVLGGTGDQGRGLAYRLARAGQKVVIGSRAAERAERAAAELGLGIEGAENAECARRSDVVIVAVPWDGHAKTLEALRSELAGKLVVDCVNPLGFDKKGAYALKPAEGSAAEQAAALLPESRVTAAFHHLSAVLLQDESVEEIDTDVMVLGENRADTDLVQALAGRIPGMRGVFSGRLRNAHQVESLVANLISANRRYKAHAGLRVTDV; encoded by the coding sequence ATGACTTCTCAAGACAACGCCAGCGCCCCGAAGCCCGCCGCCAGGGACCCGTGGGAGCTCCCCGACGTCTCCGGGCTGGTCGTCGGCGTCCTCGGCGGTACGGGGGACCAGGGGCGCGGCCTCGCCTACCGGCTCGCCCGCGCGGGGCAGAAGGTGGTCATCGGTTCCCGGGCCGCCGAGCGCGCCGAGCGTGCCGCCGCCGAACTGGGCCTCGGCATCGAGGGCGCCGAGAACGCCGAGTGCGCGCGACGCAGCGATGTCGTGATCGTGGCCGTGCCCTGGGACGGGCACGCCAAGACCCTGGAGGCGCTGCGCTCCGAGCTCGCCGGGAAGCTGGTCGTCGACTGCGTCAACCCCCTCGGCTTCGACAAGAAGGGCGCCTACGCGCTGAAGCCGGCCGAGGGCAGCGCAGCCGAGCAGGCCGCGGCCCTGCTCCCGGAGTCCCGGGTCACCGCCGCGTTCCACCATCTGTCCGCGGTGCTGCTCCAGGACGAGTCGGTGGAGGAGATCGACACGGATGTGATGGTGCTGGGCGAGAACCGGGCCGACACGGACCTGGTGCAGGCTCTCGCGGGCCGCATCCCCGGGATGCGCGGGGTCTTCTCCGGCCGGCTGCGCAACGCCCACCAGGTCGAGTCGCTGGTCGCCAACCTGATCTCGGCGAACCGGCGTTACAAGGCGCACGCGGGCCTGCGCGTCACCGACGTCTGA
- a CDS encoding MFS transporter, with translation MASRLRGALLPDLSPWRSSRDFRLLWVQGLITFFSSFMAMVALPLQIKDLTGSPLAVGIMGAVELVPLVVFGLYGGALADAVDRRRMLVITEGGMAVMAVILLVNALLPTPALWPLYVVAAGVSALAGLQRPALDSLMARIVPHDQQTAAAALNALRWQLGAIAGPALAGLVVAYAGHATAYTTTAVGFLVSVALCSRLSPAPPAHDAEKPSLRGIAEGARYAWSRPVLLGTYAVDLAAMLFAFPNTIFPFLADELDAEWSLGLMYAAGSVGSLLLSLTSGWTSRVRRHGLFVVFGAAGWGLAIAAAGWFTNIWLVLLCLAFAGAGDLLSGLGRATIWNQTIPEALRGRLAGIEVLSYSVGPQLGQVRAGAVAGWTGTRAAFWSGGLLCVASVGLLTAALPKLVGYDAATDEDALRRRAQKEGTAAEAAL, from the coding sequence GTGGCATCACGACTGCGCGGGGCGCTGCTCCCGGACCTCTCCCCCTGGCGCTCCTCGCGGGACTTCCGCCTGCTGTGGGTGCAGGGGCTCATCACGTTCTTCAGCAGCTTCATGGCGATGGTGGCCCTGCCGCTGCAGATCAAGGACCTGACGGGCTCACCGCTCGCGGTCGGGATCATGGGCGCCGTGGAGCTCGTGCCGCTGGTCGTGTTCGGGCTGTACGGAGGAGCCCTGGCCGACGCGGTGGACCGGCGCAGGATGCTGGTGATCACCGAGGGCGGCATGGCCGTGATGGCCGTGATCCTGCTGGTCAACGCGCTGCTGCCGACGCCCGCGCTGTGGCCGCTCTACGTCGTCGCGGCCGGTGTCTCCGCCCTCGCCGGACTGCAGCGGCCCGCCCTCGACTCGCTGATGGCCCGGATCGTGCCGCACGACCAGCAGACCGCCGCGGCCGCGCTCAACGCGCTGCGCTGGCAGCTCGGCGCCATCGCCGGGCCCGCGCTGGCCGGGCTGGTGGTGGCGTACGCGGGGCACGCGACGGCGTACACCACGACGGCCGTCGGCTTCCTGGTCTCCGTGGCGCTGTGCTCCCGGCTGTCTCCCGCCCCACCCGCGCACGACGCGGAGAAGCCGTCGCTGCGGGGCATCGCGGAGGGCGCCCGGTACGCGTGGAGCCGGCCGGTGCTGCTCGGCACCTACGCCGTGGACCTGGCCGCGATGCTCTTCGCGTTCCCCAACACGATCTTCCCGTTCCTCGCCGACGAACTCGACGCCGAGTGGTCGCTGGGGCTGATGTACGCGGCGGGCTCGGTCGGCTCGCTGCTGCTCAGCCTGACCAGCGGCTGGACCTCGCGGGTGCGCCGGCACGGCCTGTTCGTGGTGTTCGGCGCCGCCGGGTGGGGGCTCGCGATCGCCGCGGCCGGCTGGTTCACGAACATCTGGCTGGTGCTGCTCTGCCTCGCCTTCGCGGGCGCCGGCGACCTGCTCAGCGGACTCGGCCGCGCCACCATCTGGAACCAGACGATCCCGGAGGCGCTGCGCGGCCGCCTCGCGGGCATCGAGGTGCTGTCGTACAGCGTCGGTCCGCAACTGGGCCAGGTGCGGGCGGGCGCGGTGGCCGGCTGGACGGGCACCCGGGCGGCGTTCTGGAGCGGCGGGCTGCTGTGTGTGGCGTCGGTGGGTCTGCTGACGGCGGCGCTGCCGAAGCTCGTCGGCTACGACGCGGCGACGGACGAGGACGCCCTGCGCCGCCGTGCCCAGAAGGAGGGGACGGCGGCGGAGGCGGCGCTCTGA
- a CDS encoding TetR/AcrR family transcriptional regulator has translation MTAPGAGTGAARRGRPRSEAAERSIREAVVALLEEGLPLGDISIERIARTAGVGKATIYRRWADKEELFVDVLRDIEPPDPDLPGTSARDDLVVMLESVRLRGLAQRSSALLHNVRAQMKSHPRLWDAYVATVIDPRRAMVLEILRRGVARGEIRDDLDIDLLNDLIVGPMLVRAVMRPDAPLPGDLAERMVTAVLEGLGPPSA, from the coding sequence GTGACCGCCCCCGGGGCCGGTACGGGTGCCGCGCGTCGCGGCAGGCCCCGGAGCGAGGCGGCGGAGAGGTCCATCCGCGAGGCGGTGGTGGCGCTGCTGGAGGAGGGGCTGCCGCTGGGCGACATCTCCATCGAGCGCATCGCCCGCACCGCGGGGGTCGGCAAGGCCACCATCTACCGGCGCTGGGCCGACAAGGAGGAGCTGTTCGTCGACGTCCTGCGGGACATCGAGCCGCCGGACCCCGACCTGCCCGGCACCTCCGCCCGCGACGACCTCGTCGTGATGCTGGAGTCGGTCCGTCTCCGCGGACTCGCCCAGCGCTCGTCGGCGCTGCTGCACAACGTCCGCGCCCAGATGAAGAGCCACCCCAGACTGTGGGACGCGTACGTCGCGACCGTGATCGACCCGCGCCGGGCGATGGTGCTGGAGATCCTTCGCCGGGGTGTCGCCCGCGGCGAGATCCGCGACGACCTGGACATCGACCTGCTCAACGATCTGATCGTCGGCCCGATGCTGGTGCGCGCGGTGATGCGGCCCGACGCCCCGCTGCCCGGCGATCTCGCGGAGCGCATGGTCACGGCCGTACTGGAGGGCCTCGGTCCGCCCTCGGCCTGA
- a CDS encoding bifunctional DNA primase/polymerase: MGDGNGRYRGTESRLSWEDRLPQWLRRRSREDGAASGRARDRLDQLLATAAAGLPLAPAAYPSGFSCSCERIGCPTPARHPVSFAWQTQSTHDPATVERWAEDQPEANFITATGMVHDVLDVPLGAGRAALDRLLADGTEVGPLAESGEGRMLFFTATRGTPEDEDEWWPCELDCHPGTMDEHPGLRWHSRGSYVLVPPSRLPGDLGVAWVRGPEHPLPDPLTLLEALADACTRYAEENGTHDPDHHSVSWPLSR; this comes from the coding sequence ATGGGCGACGGTAACGGCCGCTACCGCGGCACGGAGAGCAGGCTGTCCTGGGAGGACCGGTTGCCGCAGTGGCTGCGCCGCCGCTCCCGGGAGGACGGCGCCGCGTCCGGCCGGGCCCGGGACCGTCTCGACCAGCTCCTGGCCACCGCCGCCGCGGGACTGCCGCTCGCTCCCGCCGCGTACCCCTCGGGATTCAGCTGCTCCTGCGAGCGCATCGGCTGCCCGACGCCCGCACGGCATCCCGTCTCGTTCGCCTGGCAGACCCAGTCCACGCACGACCCCGCGACCGTCGAGCGATGGGCGGAAGACCAGCCCGAGGCGAACTTCATCACCGCCACCGGCATGGTCCACGACGTTCTCGACGTACCGCTGGGCGCCGGCCGGGCCGCGCTGGATCGGCTGCTCGCGGACGGCACCGAGGTCGGCCCGCTCGCCGAGTCCGGCGAGGGGCGGATGCTGTTCTTCACCGCCACCCGTGGCACGCCCGAGGACGAGGACGAGTGGTGGCCCTGCGAACTCGACTGCCACCCCGGGACGATGGACGAGCATCCCGGGCTGCGCTGGCACAGTCGCGGCAGCTACGTCCTCGTACCGCCCTCGCGGCTCCCCGGTGATCTCGGGGTCGCCTGGGTGCGCGGTCCCGAGCATCCGCTGCCGGACCCGCTGACGCTGCTGGAGGCGCTGGCGGACGCGTGCACCAGGTACGCCGAGGAGAACGGGACGCACGACCCGGACCACCACTCGGTGTCCTGGCCGTTGAGCCGGTGA
- a CDS encoding heme oxygenase (biliverdin-producing): MDTPFSTLIRVASHQQHTEAETSTFMSDLLGGRLTVEAYARYTEQLWFVYRALEGSAGALEGDPVAGPFIRPELFRTAELERDLAHLRGPDWRDGLRPLPATAAYADRVEECARTWPAGYVAHHYTRYLGDLSGGQIIRDKAERTWGFARKGDGVRFYVFEQITNPAAFKRGYRELLDAVNADDLERQRIIEECRRAFDFNGAVFRELGREFPLSAA, encoded by the coding sequence CTGGACACGCCCTTCTCGACCCTGATCCGTGTCGCGTCGCACCAACAGCACACCGAGGCGGAGACGTCGACCTTCATGAGCGATCTGCTCGGCGGCCGGCTGACGGTCGAGGCCTACGCGCGCTACACGGAGCAGCTGTGGTTCGTGTACCGGGCGCTGGAGGGCTCGGCGGGCGCGCTCGAGGGCGACCCGGTCGCCGGGCCGTTCATTCGGCCGGAGCTGTTCCGCACGGCCGAGCTGGAGCGGGACCTGGCGCATCTGCGCGGCCCGGACTGGCGCGACGGCCTCCGCCCGCTGCCCGCCACAGCCGCGTACGCGGACCGGGTCGAGGAGTGCGCCCGCACCTGGCCCGCGGGCTATGTGGCCCATCACTACACGCGCTACCTCGGGGACCTCTCCGGCGGCCAGATCATCCGAGACAAGGCCGAACGCACCTGGGGCTTCGCCCGCAAGGGCGACGGCGTCCGCTTCTACGTCTTCGAGCAGATCACCAACCCGGCCGCGTTCAAGCGGGGTTACCGGGAACTGCTGGACGCGGTGAACGCGGACGACCTGGAGAGGCAGCGCATCATCGAGGAGTGCCGCCGCGCCTTCGACTTCAACGGTGCGGTGTTCCGCGAGCTGGGCCGGGAGTTCCCGCTCAGCGCGGCGTGA
- the leuE gene encoding leucine efflux protein LeuE: MLGVQNPLAYALGALLIILLPGPSSLFTLSVAARLGVRAGYRAAAGVFLGETLLMVATAAGLASLLQANELLFAVVKYAGAGYLTWIAVGMIRGAWAMWRRGDEKPAAHTAATPAPSSRGGLFRRSLAITVLNPKAILFFISFFVQFVDPGYAYPALSFALLGLVYQAISVVYVTALILGGTYLATQFRRRRKLSAGLTTGAGALFLGFAAKLATTGG, from the coding sequence ATGCTGGGAGTGCAGAACCCGTTGGCCTATGCCCTGGGCGCGCTGCTGATCATTCTGCTGCCGGGACCGAGCTCCCTGTTCACGCTGTCGGTCGCCGCACGGCTGGGGGTGAGGGCCGGCTACCGCGCCGCGGCGGGAGTGTTCCTGGGCGAGACCCTGCTCATGGTGGCGACGGCCGCCGGGCTCGCTTCGCTGCTCCAGGCCAACGAGCTCCTGTTCGCCGTCGTGAAGTACGCCGGCGCCGGCTACCTGACCTGGATCGCGGTGGGCATGATCCGGGGGGCGTGGGCGATGTGGCGGCGTGGTGACGAGAAGCCCGCGGCGCATACCGCAGCCACCCCTGCCCCGTCGTCACGCGGGGGACTGTTCCGGCGCTCGCTGGCGATCACCGTGCTGAACCCGAAGGCGATCCTGTTCTTCATCTCGTTCTTCGTGCAGTTCGTCGATCCCGGGTACGCGTACCCGGCGCTGTCCTTCGCGCTGCTCGGGCTCGTCTACCAGGCCATCAGCGTGGTGTACGTGACCGCGCTGATCCTGGGCGGCACGTACCTCGCCACGCAGTTCCGCCGCCGTCGGAAGCTGTCCGCGGGTCTCACGACGGGGGCGGGAGCACTGTTCCTGGGCTTCGCGGCGAAGCTGGCCACCACGGGCGGCTGA
- a CDS encoding site-2 protease family protein codes for MTSATTRTSDRRISPVFLGIAAITAVTGWAVWTGFASSPGVAVFLFVTGAWIVSLCLHEYAHARTALHGGDLTVGAKGYLTLNPLKYTHAVLSIVLPVLFVIMGGIGLPGGAVFIERHRIRGRWKHSLISAAGPLTNVLFAVVCTAPFWLGALDGVPLGFRFALAFLALLQVTAAILNFLPVPGLDGYGVIEPWLSYRFRRQVEPFAPFGLLAVFAVIFIPEVNRAFFDGIFAVMDGLGVSRAEVACGQDLYRFWTEQYPQCTALLNR; via the coding sequence ATGACCTCGGCCACCACCCGCACCAGCGACCGGAGGATCTCGCCCGTCTTCCTCGGCATCGCCGCGATCACCGCGGTGACGGGCTGGGCGGTCTGGACGGGCTTCGCGAGCAGCCCGGGCGTCGCGGTGTTCCTGTTCGTGACGGGGGCGTGGATCGTGTCGCTCTGTCTGCACGAGTACGCGCATGCCCGCACCGCCCTGCACGGCGGCGATCTCACGGTCGGCGCCAAGGGCTACCTCACGCTCAACCCGCTGAAGTACACGCACGCGGTGCTGAGCATCGTGCTGCCCGTGCTCTTCGTGATCATGGGCGGCATCGGCCTGCCGGGCGGCGCGGTCTTCATCGAGCGGCATCGGATCAGGGGCCGCTGGAAGCACAGCCTGATCTCCGCCGCGGGCCCGCTGACGAACGTCCTGTTCGCGGTCGTCTGCACGGCGCCTTTCTGGCTCGGCGCGCTCGACGGAGTGCCCCTCGGGTTCCGGTTCGCCCTGGCCTTCCTGGCACTGCTCCAGGTCACCGCCGCGATTCTGAACTTCCTGCCGGTTCCCGGCCTGGACGGGTACGGGGTGATCGAGCCCTGGCTGTCGTACCGCTTCCGGCGCCAGGTCGAGCCGTTCGCGCCGTTCGGGCTGCTGGCGGTCTTCGCCGTCATCTTCATCCCCGAGGTGAACCGTGCGTTCTTCGACGGGATCTTCGCCGTGATGGACGGACTGGGGGTGTCCCGGGCGGAGGTCGCCTGCGGCCAGGACCTGTACCGCTTCTGGACCGAGCAGTACCCGCAGTGCACGGCGCTGCTCAACCGGTAG
- a CDS encoding PhzF family phenazine biosynthesis protein: MTHDGPRGLDVLRVFCSGDGRHGNPLGVVRDGRPYPDQRSRQELAARLGFSETVFVDDPERGVVDIHTPGVRLPFAGHPLVGVAWLLDLETVNPPAGEVWARSDGEFTWITARAEWAPPRTLRRYGSAAEVEALEVPPPGEWTYAWAWEDEAAGRVRARAFPGRGDGIDEDEATGAAALLLTERLGRALNIIQGRGSQLLTAPGPDGLIELGGRVRLEGH; the protein is encoded by the coding sequence GTGACACACGACGGACCCCGCGGCCTCGACGTACTGCGCGTCTTCTGCTCCGGCGACGGACGACACGGCAACCCTCTCGGGGTCGTCCGCGACGGGCGGCCGTACCCCGACCAGAGGTCCCGCCAGGAGCTGGCGGCCCGACTGGGCTTCAGCGAGACCGTGTTCGTCGACGATCCCGAGCGCGGTGTCGTCGACATCCACACCCCCGGGGTGCGTCTGCCGTTCGCCGGGCACCCCCTCGTCGGGGTGGCCTGGCTGCTGGACCTGGAAACGGTGAACCCTCCCGCGGGAGAGGTGTGGGCGCGCTCGGACGGCGAGTTCACCTGGATCACCGCACGCGCCGAGTGGGCGCCGCCGCGCACCCTGCGGCGGTACGGCTCGGCGGCCGAGGTCGAGGCGCTCGAGGTGCCGCCGCCCGGCGAATGGACGTACGCCTGGGCGTGGGAGGACGAGGCCGCCGGCCGGGTCCGGGCCCGCGCCTTCCCGGGCAGGGGCGACGGTATCGACGAGGACGAGGCCACCGGCGCGGCGGCGCTGCTGCTCACCGAACGGCTCGGCCGCGCGCTGAACATCATTCAGGGCCGTGGCTCCCAGCTCCTGACGGCTCCGGGCCCGGACGGGCTGATCGAACTCGGCGGCCGGGTACGGCTCGAGGGCCACTGA